A stretch of the Thermus thermophilus genome encodes the following:
- a CDS encoding M20/M25/M40 family metallo-hydrolase: MEAWIAEAKALLAELVAVPSVSAEGKALREGAEKVAEVLEGLGLRAELHEGYGPPVVFAEEGEGERTLLFYNHYDVQPPDPLELWDTDPFVLAEREGAWYARGAHDDKGELVARVLALRLFQEKHGFLPRVKFVVEGEEEVGSPHLEAYVADKRDRLKAEAILWEAGGVDAKGRPYLYAGLKGIVALELRVRTAAFDLHSSYGAVVENPIYRLSRALASLRDEEGRVLIPGFYAKVRPLTPLEMEVLAEIPDESEALREAFGVRDFLGGARNLDFNQRLYTEPCVNFNGFHAGYGGPGSKTVLPAEARAKLDFRLVPDQDPEEVPELLRRHLEAQGFHDVEVVILEKGERPARSDLAHPFVALARRALEEAFGEKAVLYPNMAGSGPMHPFLHHLKAPAVGLGVGYPGSRVHSPNEHIRIRDFERGVRALLRLLELFFLGR, from the coding sequence ATGGAGGCCTGGATCGCGGAGGCGAAGGCGCTCCTTGCCGAGCTCGTGGCCGTGCCCTCGGTGAGCGCCGAGGGGAAGGCCCTTCGGGAAGGGGCGGAAAAGGTGGCCGAGGTGCTGGAGGGCCTGGGGCTTCGCGCCGAGCTTCACGAGGGCTACGGCCCCCCTGTGGTCTTCGCCGAGGAGGGGGAGGGGGAGAGGACCCTCCTCTTCTACAACCACTACGATGTCCAGCCCCCGGACCCCCTGGAGCTTTGGGACACGGACCCCTTCGTCCTCGCCGAGCGGGAAGGGGCCTGGTACGCCCGGGGCGCCCACGACGACAAGGGGGAGCTCGTGGCCCGCGTGCTGGCCCTGAGGCTCTTCCAGGAGAAGCACGGCTTCCTCCCCCGGGTGAAGTTCGTGGTGGAGGGGGAGGAGGAGGTGGGAAGCCCCCACCTCGAGGCCTACGTGGCGGACAAGCGGGACCGCCTGAAGGCCGAGGCCATCCTCTGGGAGGCGGGAGGCGTGGACGCCAAGGGCAGGCCCTACCTCTACGCCGGGCTCAAGGGCATCGTGGCCCTGGAGCTTAGGGTGCGCACCGCGGCCTTTGACCTCCACTCCTCCTACGGGGCGGTGGTGGAAAACCCCATCTACCGCTTGAGCCGGGCCCTGGCCTCCCTTCGGGACGAGGAGGGGCGGGTCTTGATCCCGGGCTTCTACGCCAAGGTGCGCCCCCTCACCCCCTTGGAGATGGAGGTCTTGGCCGAGATCCCGGACGAGTCGGAGGCCCTTCGGGAGGCCTTTGGCGTGAGGGACTTCCTGGGCGGGGCGAGGAACTTGGACTTCAACCAGCGCCTTTACACGGAGCCCTGCGTGAACTTCAACGGCTTCCACGCGGGCTACGGGGGCCCCGGGTCCAAGACCGTCCTCCCCGCGGAGGCCCGGGCCAAGCTGGACTTCCGCCTCGTCCCCGACCAGGACCCGGAGGAGGTGCCGGAGCTCCTTCGGCGTCACCTCGAGGCCCAGGGCTTCCACGACGTGGAGGTGGTGATCCTGGAGAAGGGGGAACGCCCGGCCCGCTCCGACCTCGCTCACCCCTTCGTGGCCCTGGCGCGGCGGGCCCTGGAGGAGGCCTTCGGGGAAAAGGCCGTCCTCTACCCCAACATGGCGGGCTCGGGGCCCATGCACCCCTTCCTCCACCACCTCAAGGCCCCGGCGGTGGGCCTTGGGGTGGGGTACCCGGGAAGCCGGGTGCATAGCCCCAACGAGCACATCCGCATCCGGGACTTTGAACGGGGGGTGCGGGCCCTCCTGCGCCTCCTGGAGCTTTTCTTCCTGGGCCGGTAG